The following proteins are co-located in the Paraphotobacterium marinum genome:
- a CDS encoding LytR/AlgR family response regulator transcription factor, translated as MNKFKKYYKNNPFYFIFLGIVFFKYFVDTFQNAITRVRTLDSVNVTTSLKYQLFIEVENHLFGFIFIAFSLYWVGRVFSNESCSFLYKARCLITVILLYCCFIYIAVSTTDIVSIYLFHPEIIGKAIIAQHSFFYIWLQGLKIIFNWNGFFYYVFISTSPALHIITYAFFVSFLKKEQLTILTRGFLEKVGRYNAKLQEKQDSTDNNSKKSILPCDALDSNTAKEPVDLIEVFIAKKLNKEFFISVKDIISIHSDGNYVELITYDDSFLIRATLKNILPQLPDFYMKIHRSALININQVNDIKIDNEDRKMYAIMKNNTEISISRSNQKEFKMKWARN; from the coding sequence ATGAATAAATTTAAGAAATATTATAAAAACAATCCATTCTATTTTATTTTTTTAGGTATTGTTTTTTTTAAATATTTTGTTGATACTTTTCAAAATGCTATCACAAGAGTTCGAACTTTAGATTCAGTGAATGTAACCACATCACTAAAATATCAGTTATTCATAGAAGTTGAAAATCATTTGTTTGGATTTATTTTTATAGCTTTCTCTCTATACTGGGTGGGCAGAGTTTTCAGCAATGAATCATGTTCATTTTTATACAAAGCTCGTTGTTTAATAACCGTAATTTTACTTTATTGTTGTTTTATTTATATAGCCGTTTCTACGACGGATATTGTATCTATATATCTTTTTCATCCGGAAATTATTGGAAAAGCTATCATTGCTCAGCATTCTTTTTTTTATATTTGGTTACAGGGACTTAAGATTATTTTTAATTGGAACGGTTTTTTTTATTACGTATTTATAAGTACAAGTCCAGCTTTGCATATAATCACATATGCATTTTTTGTATCTTTTTTAAAAAAAGAACAGTTAACAATCCTAACTCGAGGTTTTTTAGAGAAAGTTGGGAGGTATAATGCCAAACTTCAGGAAAAACAAGATAGTACAGATAATAATTCGAAAAAATCTATTTTACCGTGTGATGCACTAGATAGTAACACTGCTAAAGAGCCCGTTGATTTAATCGAAGTTTTTATAGCCAAAAAGTTAAATAAAGAGTTTTTTATATCGGTTAAAGATATCATCAGCATTCACTCTGATGGTAATTATGTTGAACTTATTACTTATGATGACTCTTTTTTAATTAGAGCCACTTTGAAAAATATCTTACCTCAACTTCCAGATTTTTATATGAAAATACATCGCTCTGCTTTAATAAATATAAATCAAGTAAATGATATCAAGATAGATAATGAGGATAGAAAAATGTATGCCATTATGAAAAATAATACAGAAATCTCTATTTCTAGAAGCAATCAGAAAGAGTTTAAAATGAAGTGGGCAAGAAACTAA
- a CDS encoding outer membrane protein assembly factor BamE: MKIRRKNILHIRRRRTWYYVSNKKNIQIDDSQQNIKLFLEDDAWIRL, from the coding sequence ATGAAAATTAGAAGAAAAAATATCCTGCATATCAGGAGAAGAAGAACTTGGTACTATGTAAGTAATAAAAAAAACATTCAAATAGATGATTCTCAACAAAATATTAAATTATTTTTAGAGGATGACGCATGGATTCGATTGTAA